The following coding sequences lie in one Methanopyrus sp. SNP6 genomic window:
- a CDS encoding tRNA(Met) cytidine acetyltransferase TmcA, giving the protein MPDKVEVFFDEGVLDFADVDEIVLDVGEEALAEALVHRHRRMIVFQGDEGKAEAAGVVTAGAADVLFDVRDRPISVLYVTDSLKEDTYAYERYEKFRRVFEGFAEEANFEYELEALTFGSSKRALGTTWDLMVIDLSYDLDPDAIGRLVETVRGGGLVIFQTPPFDRWRNMWTAFHKSLVTPPYTLDHVGKRFNRRFIRKLKEHDGIWIVNTDEWTADPEPSEDVDLEVKVKRRERPYLDPPDDAVLPDDLYRMCATEDQFRALIRFEELLESNGKTALILTADRGRGKSALLGIAVTGAGVTTDVYDVVVTASEPENVAVLFEFLLKALRELGVEYDVERDDKGNIVYVETDDFVVEYEQPSEASEIECDLMVVDEAASIHVPILERILDNNDKVVYSSTIHGYEGAGRGFSVRFLQNVRRRQDVRLIEFKMHEPIRYDPDDPIERWLFDTLLLDAEPADLDESDLKCVKEMKVELEKPDLRYWFEDPEGEDELRQFIGIYVMAHYRNRPSDVMVLADAPHHEAYALKTETGKIVTALQVAREGSIPRDVITKMRRGYRPPGNVIPDLMVQHHDALEFPRMKGLRIVRIATHPDVMRHGLGSRAMKELVKIAKKKNYDWIGTGFGANEELTRFWLRNGFVPVHISPNRNPVSGEYSVAVIRPISEEAEEIINRANFEFRIKLANWLGETHRDLEPEVARLLFEPMSSLKYQPTLTEGQLKRLEKYADMVHTYEIAADAVRELAKAYFLDTEDRPELSEEEELLLITKCLQRWEWEDVANFLGEEVPDLMRSLRDLVGLLYEEYKEDLRRSAAVEGIRKAVERLADKGLTGTVIVEVEEGEPREVIIRREDRLEL; this is encoded by the coding sequence ATGCCGGACAAAGTGGAAGTGTTCTTCGACGAGGGAGTACTGGACTTCGCGGACGTCGATGAGATCGTGCTAGACGTTGGGGAGGAAGCCCTCGCCGAGGCCTTAGTCCACAGACACCGAAGGATGATCGTGTTCCAGGGTGATGAAGGGAAAGCGGAGGCTGCGGGTGTCGTGACGGCGGGAGCCGCGGACGTCCTTTTCGACGTCCGGGATAGGCCCATTTCCGTCCTGTATGTGACTGACAGCCTCAAAGAGGACACGTACGCTTATGAGCGTTACGAGAAGTTTCGCCGCGTCTTCGAGGGATTCGCCGAGGAAGCAAACTTCGAGTACGAGTTAGAGGCACTCACTTTCGGCAGCTCCAAACGGGCGCTCGGTACTACCTGGGATCTCATGGTGATTGACCTATCCTACGACCTGGATCCGGACGCTATCGGTCGTCTCGTCGAAACAGTTCGAGGAGGTGGTCTCGTAATCTTCCAGACCCCGCCCTTCGACCGCTGGAGGAACATGTGGACTGCCTTCCACAAGAGCTTAGTGACACCGCCTTACACGCTCGACCACGTCGGCAAGCGTTTCAACCGGCGGTTCATAAGGAAGCTGAAGGAGCATGACGGCATTTGGATAGTAAACACGGATGAGTGGACCGCAGATCCTGAACCGTCGGAAGATGTCGACCTCGAAGTGAAGGTCAAACGTCGAGAACGGCCATATCTCGATCCACCGGACGACGCCGTGCTCCCCGACGATCTCTACCGGATGTGTGCGACCGAGGATCAATTTCGGGCCCTGATTAGGTTCGAAGAGCTGTTGGAGTCGAACGGCAAGACCGCCCTGATCCTCACGGCGGACCGAGGGCGGGGCAAGTCGGCGCTTCTCGGAATCGCCGTGACAGGTGCGGGCGTCACGACCGACGTGTACGACGTCGTGGTTACGGCGTCCGAGCCCGAGAACGTCGCCGTACTCTTCGAGTTCTTACTCAAAGCATTGCGTGAGCTCGGTGTCGAGTACGATGTGGAACGGGACGACAAAGGGAACATCGTGTACGTAGAAACCGACGATTTCGTGGTCGAGTACGAGCAACCGTCCGAAGCCTCCGAGATCGAGTGCGACCTGATGGTAGTCGACGAAGCCGCATCGATTCACGTTCCCATCCTGGAGAGGATCCTGGACAACAACGACAAGGTGGTCTACTCTTCCACCATCCACGGCTACGAAGGTGCGGGCCGCGGATTCTCGGTGAGGTTCCTCCAGAACGTCCGCAGGAGACAGGACGTTCGCTTGATAGAGTTCAAGATGCACGAGCCGATCCGCTACGATCCGGACGACCCCATCGAACGATGGTTATTCGACACGCTCCTCCTGGACGCCGAGCCCGCGGATCTCGACGAGAGTGACCTGAAATGCGTGAAGGAAATGAAGGTCGAGCTAGAGAAGCCGGACCTGAGGTACTGGTTCGAGGATCCTGAGGGTGAAGATGAGCTACGTCAATTCATCGGAATCTATGTGATGGCACATTATCGTAACCGGCCCAGCGACGTGATGGTGCTCGCCGACGCTCCACACCACGAGGCCTACGCCCTCAAAACCGAGACCGGTAAGATCGTCACCGCGCTCCAGGTAGCCCGTGAAGGCTCCATACCCAGAGACGTGATCACCAAAATGCGTCGCGGTTACCGACCGCCGGGCAACGTGATCCCAGATTTGATGGTTCAACACCACGACGCGCTGGAGTTCCCGCGAATGAAGGGACTCAGGATCGTAAGGATAGCGACACATCCTGACGTCATGAGGCATGGCCTTGGCTCTCGAGCCATGAAGGAACTGGTAAAAATAGCGAAAAAGAAGAACTACGATTGGATAGGAACGGGGTTCGGAGCCAACGAAGAACTTACCCGATTCTGGTTGCGTAACGGTTTTGTTCCTGTGCACATCAGCCCCAACCGTAACCCCGTAAGCGGAGAATACTCCGTCGCCGTTATCCGGCCGATCTCCGAGGAAGCCGAGGAGATCATCAACCGAGCGAACTTCGAGTTCAGGATCAAACTGGCAAACTGGCTAGGCGAAACACATCGAGACCTTGAGCCTGAGGTGGCCCGACTGCTCTTCGAACCCATGTCGTCCTTGAAGTACCAGCCGACGCTAACCGAGGGTCAACTTAAACGGCTCGAAAAGTACGCAGATATGGTCCACACGTACGAGATCGCTGCCGACGCGGTACGGGAACTGGCGAAAGCGTACTTCTTGGACACCGAGGACAGGCCGGAGCTGTCCGAGGAGGAGGAATTGCTGCTCATCACCAAGTGTTTACAGCGTTGGGAGTGGGAGGATGTCGCGAACTTCCTGGGTGAGGAAGTACCCGATCTCATGCGATCTCTCAGGGACCTAGTAGGTCTCCTGTACGAGGAATACAAGGAGGACCTACGACGAAGCGCCGCGGTCGAGGGTATCCGGAAGGCTGTAGAGCGATTGGCCGACAAGGGACTCACGGGTACCGTTATCGTGGAAGTCGAAGAGGGGGAACCGAGAGAAGTCATCATACGTCGGGAGGACAGGTTGGAGTTGTGA